The stretch of DNA CTGTAGTGGGTCGGACGTCCCAACATAGGTCACGGTTGCGACATGTTCGTGGCGGCACGGCGCCGTGTCGGCGCAGAAATTCGGGGCGTCACCGGTTTGCCGAGGTCAGCGGAATGTCCGCGCTCCCAACGCATCGCGGCCAACTGGTGCCGCTGTGATACATGAGGCATATGGTGTCTGAGCGGGCGTCTCAGCCTTGATCGGCGATGAGTCTCTGGAGGACGTCCACGATCTGTTGTTGGCCTGCGGCCGCCGGTTCGACGCCACGCAACACCACCCGCAGACGCGCGGTCTTCACTCGTGTGGCTCCGCGTCGACGGATGCCGTTGCGGCACAACACTTCTTGTACTTGCGTCCAGACCCGCACCAGCACGGGTCGTTGCGGCCCGGTGGCCAAGGGATCAGAGAGGGGTGGTCGGCGGTCGCTGCCAGGTGGGCGGCATATTCGGACCGGGCGCCGGCTGAATCGGGCTGGTGCCCGTGTTCGGCGCACCAGGCGGTGAACGGCGCCACCCGCACGGGGCGATCACCATCGGCGGCAGGCCGGCTTCCGCGTACTCGACAAGTATGTGCTGCATCGTTCCGCAGTATTGCGGGTGCGGCAGCGGCCCGTCCGGGCCGGCCACCCGATCGCTTCCGGCAAAATCAGGCCACAACATCGTCGCCTGCTCGTAGTCCCCGGCCGGCAGCCACGCGAACGCCACCGCGCCAACCCCGCCGGTGGGTCGCGGCGTGAACTCTTCCTCTGGACCTGTCATCGGTTCGCATCCTCTCGCAAAGCTGCGACGCGCACCATCTGCGGTAATCGTTTATGCCGCGGGTCGGC from Mycobacterium sp. JS623 encodes:
- a CDS encoding SEC-C metal-binding domain-containing protein, encoding MAATADHPSLIPWPPGRNDPCWCGSGRKYKKCCAATASVDAEPHE